The following coding sequences lie in one Panicum virgatum strain AP13 chromosome 6N, P.virgatum_v5, whole genome shotgun sequence genomic window:
- the LOC120677940 gene encoding uncharacterized protein LOC120677940, giving the protein MTKSTLSWPAKSSGYKCSRRSSQTLNRFIPNPHPLSVFSLSQTPVFLPKPRRPPPPARASGAGRAGPPCTGRCAVAVLRPHRAGPPCSGCRAAARRVADRATPSRCTPSDLRPQILLVFPWLILTCHVPSASLATPNPHSRLEFFSDVTAKHCICFASDQMERQGWKSWIKGPKDTLGGQEPNSDDDIVEFFLVQFMKQVYLVNIGIHLAGSCPQFLVLY; this is encoded by the exons ATGACGAAG TCCACATTGTCGTGGCCTGCCAAGAGTAGCGGATATAAGTGCTCCCGCAGATCTTCCCAAACCCTAAATCGATTCATTCCCAACCCTCATCCCCTCTctgttttttctctctcccagACTCCAGTCTTCCTCCCGaagccccgccggccgccgccaccagccagGGCATcaggcgccggccgcgccgggcCGCCTTGCACCGGGCGCTGCGCCGTCGCCGTGCTCCGGCCCCACCGCGCCGGCCCGCCGTGCTCCGGGTGCcgggccgccgcacgccgcgtcgCCGACCGCGCCACTCCTAGTCGCTGCACGCCGTCAGATCTGCGTCCGCAG ATCCTCTTGGTTTTCCCGTGGCTCATCCTCACCTGCCATGTTCCATCCGCATCTTTAGCTACACCAAATCCACATTCAAGGTTGGAGTTCTTTAGCGA TGTCACTGCAAAGCACTGTATTTGCTTTGCCTCAGATCAAATGGAAAGGCAAGGATGGAAATCGTGGATAAAGGGACCAAAG GATACCTTAGGAGGTCAAGAGCCAAACTCTGATGATGATATTGTGGAGTTTTTTTTGGTACAGTTTATGAAACAAGTTTATTTGGTGAACATAGGCATTCATTTAGCTGGTTCATGCCCACAATTTTTAGTTTTGTATTAG